The window CGCGGAAAAGGCCCTTCGAACATCGGAATTTGCACGTTCTCGACGGCTGTCAGCGTAGGGAGCAAGTGAAACGACTGAAAGACAAATCCCAGCGTGCGAGCGCGAAAGCGATCCAGGTTCGCGATCTTCCGCAACGGAGTTCCTGCAAACAGGATTTCGCCGGTCGACGGATGATCAAGCGCGCCGAGCAAATTTAGCAGCGTCGATTTTCCGCTACCGCTGGGTCCCATGATGGCGATGTACTCGCCTCGTTGAATGTCGAAGGAAACACCCTGCAGCGCGCGCACCTGGCCGTCGTCGTACGTGCGCGTGACATCGACGAGCTGATAGAGCGGGCCTTCCTGTGCCGGATCACTCATAGCGAAGTGCCTCCGTGGCTGGAATCGACGCCGCATGCCAGGCAGGATAAAAACCGCCGAGCAGAATCGCAACCGCGGCCGGCACTGCGCCGCAGAGCAATGCTTGCCAGGTGATCAATGGCCCAGTGATTTCGCGAATTGCCGGAAAGCGCGAGATGATCACCGCAGTAAACACTGCCAAAACCGCGCCACTCACAATCGCCAGCAGTCCCAGCGCGAACGACTCCAACAGAATCATCCGCAGCACTCTGGTTCGCGGCCAACCGAGGGCCCGCAGCACGCCGATTTCGCGCGTCCGCTCCTGAACCGAAACCAGCAGCGTGTTCAAAATCCCCAAACTCGCCAGCACCATCGCGATCGAAGTAGTTCCCCAAGCCATCGCGGTTGCCAGCCGATTACGTGTGCCGCTGCCGACGAATTCGCGCACCGGCAGCGCTTGCAGTCCCAGCGATTGATCGGCGTCATCACGCAAAGCTTCGATCTGCTGACACAGCGCGCGAATCACATCGGCATTTGCGTGTGACTTATCAACTTGCACTTCGAACTGAGTCACCTGCCCTAGGCGATCCATCAGTTCCTGCAAATCGGCTAGCGGCGCAATGAGCAAATTGGTCTCGACCGGATTCTCGCTGAGAAAAATTCCGGCTATGCGAAATTTTCGCCCCTCGATTTCAATCGACTCGTTCAACTTCTCGGCGAGCGATTCAGCGAGTCCCACGCCAATCAGCACGCAGCCGCGGTCCTCGGCCGCCAGTGTTTGCCCCGCTTGAATCTGCAAAGACTGCAGAGTGAAGCCGCGCGGATCTTGCCCCAGTAGCAGATGCGGGTGATCGGCAATACCTTTGGTCTTCAGCGATACCGTTTCCTGTAACGTGCCATCGACGGCGGCGACGCCAGGGAGCTTGCTCAAAATGTGTGCCTGATCGGCTCGTAAACTGCTGTTTGCCCGCTCTACAACGCCGGAACGCGTTACCACGATATCGACTCCGCGTCCCTCCAACGACGCCGTCGAAGCGTCGGCAAAACCCCAGGCGGCACCGAACAGCAGAATGGTCGCCGCGACCGCGATGGCGAGGGTCAAAATGGTCAGCGCTGCGTGCACTTGTCGCCCGGCCAGATTTCGAATCACAAGTTGCACGAACAGCATCGCAGGCGATCACTCCGGGAATCATATAACTGCCGCGATTGTCCCCGAAGGTTCCGGGTTAGCCTATGCCAATGAGCGCCGAACCTAACGGTCAGATTACCGGTTCGTTAGAAACTACGGCTGCGGTTTGAAGCAAAGCGATCTGTAGAGGCGTGTGCTGGCGTGAACTCGAATTGTTCCGCCTTCCGCGATGCGATAAGCTGCGGCCGCGAATGAAATTCGGAATCGGAAGGAAGGAGTCCTCCATGTCTCGCAATCGCTGGACGGTCGGCGTTGTTCTCGCTCTGCTCGGCTGTGGTCTCGTGCTGCACGCCGTGAGCGCTCAGCAGTTTGCTCAACCTGCCCGGCAGGTGCGCGTCGGCGATGTTGATCTCGTGAACAGTCGCGTCTACATGCTGGTCGGCAAAACCGGCCTCGGCCACGAGCATGGCGTGGTCGGACAATTGCAGAGTGGGCACATCCTGCTCGGCCAGCCGCAGAACGCCGGCGAACTCGTGTTCGATATGAAATCGTTCGCCGCCGATGACGACGCCGCGCGGAAGTATGTAGGCCTGAAGGGAAGCACAGACAACAACACCCGCCAGCAAGTGAATGACAACATGCTCGGTGCCGCGGTGCTGAATGTCGCTCGCTTTGCGACGGCGATTTACACCATCGACTCGGCGCTGCCGCTGCAGGCGCAACCCGGCGACAAGGTTGCCTACTATCAGTTCAAAGGAACGTTGACTTTGGCGGGCGTTGCTCGGCCGGTACAGTTGAAGTGCGAAGTCATTCCGGTTGGCGATGCCGTGCGCGTCCGCACCGGCTTTCTGCTCAAACAGACCGACTACGGCATCAAGCCCTTTTCCAAAGCCTTTGGTGCTGTGGGTGTGGCGGACGAAATGAAAGTTTACGGCGAACTCGTGATTGCCAACAAATAAGGTTGCTGGAGCAAAATGATTTCCATCGAGACGGTCAACAAACAGTCCATTCAGTGGCATTACGATTTGTCCACGGTCTTCTACCGCGTGTTGTGGGGGCCGCACATTCATCATGGCCTGTGGTCCGGCGATGAGTCGTCCGAGTCGGCTCAGTTGAAACTGACGCAGACGTTGGCGCGACTGGCGCAGATTCCCGCTGCGGGTTGCGATGTGGTCGATGTCGGTTGCGGCATGGGTGGCTCTTCGATTCACCTGGCGAAACACTTTGGCTGTCGCGTGACCGGCGTCACGCTCAGCCCCGTGCAGCGGTGGTGGGCGACGGCTGGCGCGCTGTGGCATGGCATGCGTTCGCGGACGAAGTTCATCGCCGCTGACGCAGAGAAGTTGACGTTTGCCGCCGAATCATTCGACTTGCTCTGGAGTGTGGAATGCACTGAGCACTTATTCGATAAGGCTGCTTTCTTTGCGAAGGCCGCGACCTGGTTGCGGCCCGGTGGCAAAGTGGCGATCTGTGCGTGGCTGTCGAAGGAAGATCCTTGCGACGCGCAGGATCAACACTTGCTGGAAGATGTTTGTCGCGGCATGCTCTGCCCATCGCTCGGCAGCCGCCGCGACTATGCCGATTGGTTCGCCGCTGCGGGATTGCGCTTGAGTCATTACGAAGATTGGTCCGATCGCGTTGCCCGCACTTGGAAGATTTGTCAGGAACGCGTGCAACGCTGGCGGTTGCAGCATGTGGCCCGGATTGTCGATCGGAGCTCGGTCGACTTTCTCGAGAAGTTTCAGACCATGATCGATGCCTATGCCCGCGGCTCGCTGCGGTATGGTTGCTTGATCGCTGAAAAAGTTGCGAGCTGAAACGGATGAGCGCTCTGCCACAGGCCACGGCGATCACTGCACGCTGGGGAGGAATTCTCTTCGGCCTGGGAACGCATGCTCTGTTCGGCCTCACCGTCTGGCGGTTGTTTCTCTTTCTGCAATCGCCGGCCGACGGCCTCTGGGCCGGCAACCAGGCGACTAACTTGCTCCTATCGCTACTGTTTGTCGTTCCCCACAGCCTGCTGCTGCACCCATCGATCCGCGACCGCCTGACTTGGATTGCCGGTCCGTTCTATGGCTGCTTCTACACGCTGGTGACCATCGCTTGCTTGTGGTGCTGCTTCTTGGGCTGGCGAAAAGATCCGCTCGTCCTCTGGCAAGTGCCAGGAGTCGCGGCATACATGATTCAAGCTTGCTTCTTAGGATCGTGGGTCGCCCTCTTCTACAGCATTCGATTGACCGGCTTTGGTTGGCAGACCGGCTGGACTCCGTGGCTGGCCTGGTTCCGAGGGGAGCCACCGCCGCGCCGCGGTTTCAATCCGACAGGCGCGTATCGCTACTTCCGCCATCCCGTTTATCTCAGCTTCCTCGGCCTACTCTGGTTCTCGCCCGTAATGACGCTCGACCGGGCCATCCTGGTCGGTACATGGACGGTGTATATCTTCGCGGGAAGCCTGCTCAAAGATCAGCGGCTGCACTTCTACCTGGGTGACCGCTACCGTGATTATCAGCAGCAAGTCCCCGGCTATCCCTTGCTTGGCTTTGGCCCGTGGGGAAGACTGGCGAAAGATGAAGAGAAACCAAGCACAGCTGACGCGGCCGTGCACACGAAGCCTGCAGCAGAAGTTCACCGTCGCGCTGCATGATACAGCCGGGCGACGCTACTAGTCGATCACCATGGCTTCGACACTCATGCCAGGGCCGAAACCGAGGGCCACGATGGGTCGCGGGGCCGGTTGCTTGCGAAGGCGATCGAGGACAAAGAAGATCGTCGCTGAGGACATGTTGCCATGCTCGGCGAGGACCTCGCGGCAGGTGGATAGTTTCTCTTCGGCCAGCCCGAGCGATTTGCGACAGGCGTCGAGGATGCGCGGGCCACCGGGATGAATGGCCCAACTGCCGACGCTGTCCAGCGTCAGTCCTTCCTGGGCGAGGAAGTTTGTCAGCCAGTCGCCAGCGTGGCGTTCGATGATCGCGGGGACTTCTTGCGATAGGGTCATCTCGAAACCGTAATCGCCGATGTTCCAGGTCATGGCTTCTGCCGTGTTGTCGATCAGCACCGAACCTTGCCGCACGATGCGGAGTTGCTCGTCAGGCGAACCGACTTGGCAGATCGCGGCCCCCGCGCCATCGGCAAACAGGGCGTTGGCGACGACCTTTTCGACATCCCAGCCGTAGAAATGATGCAGGCTGCAAAGTTCGACTGCACACACCAGCACAACCGCCGTGTTGTCGGCATTCAGAATCGACGAGGCCACATCCAAGGCATTGAAGCCGCCGTGACATCCCATGAAGCCGATGAGGGTTCGCTTGGTTGTCGGCCGTAGTTTCATCTGTTGCACCAGGCCGATGTCGATGCCCGGGGCACTAAAACCGCTGCAGGACGCCACGACCACATGCGTGACGTCGCGGGCAGCACAATCGGCTTCGCTGAGGGCGTGCCGCGCGGCGTGCAGGGCCAGGGGAAGTGCTTCACGCTGATAGATCTGCATGCGGGCCGCAGTGCCCGGGCCGCGATCGAGCGGATGTTGTCGCGGCTGAAAAAAGATTTCCCGCTCAGCGAGCGAGCCGGCCGCAGCGTGCAGCAAGACGCTCCCGCGAGTTTGCACTCCCGAATGGCGATAGATGAGTGACATCAAATCGCGCTGCTCGGCAGAATCGCACGAGAAGTCGCTGGTAAGTTCTGCCGCATCGCGCTGAGAAATCTGATATCGCGGCGTAGCCAGGCCGAGGCCTGTAATCCCCAGAGTCATATCGAAACCTGATCAGCCGACGGGCAACCGTTCATCAGCCAAGCTAACAAGACCGCGGCCCGAGGCATGGCATTCAAAGCTCGAATGCTCCAACGGGTCAGTCTTGGCATCCGCAAAAGCGTGGTGACCAGGCGAGCCGTTTTGGTTTTGGTGCGCAGAAACTTTCGGTGTCGCTCTTGCCACTCTAGCTCTGCTTGGCCGTTTGACCAAGTACCGGCAGTCGCTAGCAAAGATGACAAATTCGCAGCCGATTGGAGCGCCCAGTAGATTCCCTCGCCGGTGAAAGGCTCGACATAGCCGGCCGAATCGCCGACCACAAACACGCCATCGGCCGCCACACAGTGCATTCGGTGCGACAACCGCGGCGTGCCGCTCCAGTTGGCAGCGCACCAGGTCACGCGCGAACGCTCGGCCCAAGTCAACTGTCCTGACTCGGTCAGAATGTTGGCAACAACAGCATTGAGTGCCGATTCCTGAGCAAGCAGCGCCGGAGCAACCGCAGCCGCCACATGCAGTTGGCCCGCAGTGGACCGCGCGAGTCCGACGTAGCCTTGTCGACCAACGGCCATCTGCACGATTCCCGGTGCAAGGCCTGCTTCGTTCAGCCAGGCTTCGTCCTCGTGGATGATGGCTCCGATGCCAATGTGCGACACATCGGCAACCTTGTCGGGCAGGTTGTGCAGTCGACTCAAACTGCTGTGCGAAAGTCCGTCGGCAGCGACCACCAGCTTAGACGCGATTTCGAAGGATCCATGTTGAGGTTCACGACACTCGATCGTGCGCGAGGCAGCCTGGCGTTCACCGATCACCGCACTTGTTTGACAGAGGAAAGCGGCGCCAGCAGTGACGGCTGCGTTGACGAGATATTCGTCGAACGTTGCTCGCGAGACAATGCTCACTGGGGCCATGGGAATGCAAGTTGACTGGCCACCAGCGATGAGTCGCAAGCGATCGGCGGTTCCGTGTTTCAACTGTTCAGACCAAGGCTCGAGGCCCTGTTGCTGCAATAACCGAGTTGCCTTCCAACTGACGCAGCCGCCACAAACTTTTTCGCGCGGAAAAGAACTCTTCTCCAGGAGCAAGACGCGTTTCCCTGCAAGCGCCAGTTGCCGCGCGGAGAACGTACCGGCTGGGCCCGCGCCGATCACAACCACGTCCCAGCTTGACCCGGCAGCAGCGGCGGGAGTGATGGTAGAAGCGTTCTTCAAGCGCGCCTCCAATCTAACAGCCAACGCTGAGGCCAGCGTGACTCGACTTTCGCCTGGCGCAAGTCTGCCTGCTCGGCGAGGGCCTGAACTTCGGCAATCGTGAAGGCACCTGCCACAGAAACCGGGCCGTCGTAATGCACGACGCTCGACCGCGAGAGAAGCCGGCAAGCTGCTTGCGCTAGAACATATCCGATGCGACTCCGTTTCAAATCGTTGATCAGAACTTGCTGTCTGGCTTCACTCCCCATGCGAGTCAACAAAGCGAGGGCCTGAGTTTCATCGAGATGATGGAGAAACAGCGAGCACATAACCACATCGCAATTTCTCGGCCAATCACCATGCAGCACGTCGGCCTGAATGAATTCAACTGGCAAGTCGAGTCGCCTCACTTGTTCGCGGGCATGAGCTACCGCCACTTCGCTGATGTCGAGTCCGGTCCATTCAATCTTCCGGCCCAGTCGTTGCATCTGCCGCGCCAGCGACAACAACACGTCGCCGCCGCCACAAGCGAGATCAAGAACCCGCAGCGGCCGACTCCCCGTGTGCATTGCTGCCGTTTGTCGAATCGGCCCGGCCAGAATCTGGCCGCTACGGCTGAACCAATTCAAGCGTGCCAGCGAAGCGAGTGCAGCGCGGTGATCAGCGGCCGGCAGATCAACCTGATCCATCTGTTCTGGCAGTCGATGACGCTCCTGCAAATTGAAAACACGCCACAAAGCATTATTCGCCGCCGGATAGAAGGACTGGAAGGGAAGAGTGAATTGATCTTATCGTGCCGGTCTCATTCCACCAACCGACCGACGATCAGGTTTTGTCTTTGGAGCAGGGAATTTGGCGATCGTTGAATACTTCCTCAATGCGCAGGCGGCTCGCTGGGTGACGCCACTCACGCGACCACTTCGGGACTAACCGTGGGACGAGAGCGGGCGTCGGGATTCAAGAATGCCCCAGTGACCAGCACCGGGGCCTCGATTTTCGACATCCGACCAACTTAGCGGCTTGTCTTCGCAATCGCGGCGAAGGTCGCATTCGTGATTGGCGTCACCGTGACCGATCCATCCGTTGCGGTTGAAACCGTCGACAAGGTAATGACTGAAGTTGCAGTGACTGCCGGCGCAGTCTTATTCAACTTGAGCTTCCCCGTACCATCGGCGCCGATGGTGATTTTGCCAATCGACGTGGCGGGGCTTGTTCCGTCAAGCGAAATCGACACATCAATCACTGCACCTGGAGTTCCCCCCTTGAGTTGCACGCTCAACTCACTGACCACCAACCCACGTTCGGTTTCGCTCTCGAAGCAGGCCGAACCAGTGAGTTTGCTAGACGGATCGACCAGACTTGCGGCGAGTTTTGTTTCGGTGTGATCACCGCTCGAATCGTGCCCTGAACCCGAGCCATTGGTGGGAACGGCAAAGATGCCGCTGGCGAGCGTGGTGACAGCGCCGGCTGCATCCGTGGCATTTAGTGAGATGCTCGAACCCGCCAGAATGTCTGGCGACTTGGCAGTCAACTTCAGCTTTCCCGAGCCGTCGGCTTTGACGGTAATCGAGCCCAGCACACTCACAGTGCCTTTGGCATCGGTCGCCGTTACTTGGATCACCGATCCAGCTGTCGCGCCCTTCACTTCGACACTTAGTTCACGAACCGCAACTCCCTTTTCCAATTCTGATTCGAATTTTGCGGTGCCGGTCACCTTACTCGCGCCCGTCGCGTCAGCCAAGTTCGCGACCAAATGCGTTTCACTGGAACTACTCGCAGATTTCGCCGTTACCGCTGTCGATTTGGCCGCAACAGTGCTCACGATCGCCGGTGAATGGTCGGCGACGTGCGTCGTCGCAGCGCCGTGGATTCCGGAGAGCAGGCTTCGAGATTCCAGTGACTCCAGCGTGAGCCGTGATTGTTCGATCCAGGCCTTACGTTTTCCAAACGTCATTGCAATTCTCCTTCGACGGCAGCGCCGTCAAATGTCTCGGTCGCAGAGAGGTTCCGTAGAAAAGAAGTGATCCGCGTGCAAGGTCGCGACCGCACCCGTGCACTTGTTTCACTACGCTGAATGGTAGGGAGGCGAGTTATGTGTCGTATGCGAGGGAAAACCCTGATCGCAGGATGAATTTTGCAACAGGACATATACTTTCGGCTGGGATTCAGCCCCAGCCTGACGGTCACAGTTACAATCGAGGTAGCCGCTCACTATTACCCGTGGAGAAATCGCATGCGCCGCGCAATAAAGTTCAGTCATTCGCTCACAGCGTGTCTGCTCGTTGGACTGCTGGCCTGCAGTTTCCTGCCGCAACGAGCGGCCTTTGCAGATAAGGATGAAGATGAAAAAGTCCACGAGTTGATGGAAAAGACGCATGAAGGAAAAAAGTCGCCTTGGAAGAAAGCAGTGCAAGCGTCCCAGGCAAATCCCATCGATTGGGTCACTATCAATCAGGCGCTACCTCGCCTAGCAGACATGAGCAAGGCACTCGCAACAGCCAAAGATAAAGACGTGCGCGACGCGGCAGATGGCTATGTCACTGCGGTCAAGGATCTCGCTATTCAAGCGAACAAGCGCGATGCTGTTCGCGCTCGTGTAGCACTTACGGCCCTCTCCAACTCATGCATTGATTGCCATTACAAAGGCGGCCCAGGAGGCAAATTGGACTAGTCGATCTTGCGGGCTCAAGTAAACTTTGGCGTCTTCTCCCAGAGAATCCGCAAGCCGTTGAAAACCACGATTACTGTGCTCCCTTCATGCCCCAATACGCCTAACCACAGGGGTAGATCGAAAAACGTTGAAATCACCAGCACCGCGATCATCGAAAACGCGAAGATCATGTTCTGGCGAACGCGTCTGCGGGCCAGATGACTAATCCAAACGGCGAGCGGCAGCGCTCGCAAGTCATCTCGCATCAGCACCACATCGGCCACTTCTAACGCGACGTCCGTGCCAGCACCTCCCATCGCAATTCCCACGCTCGCTGCGGCCAACGCAGGGGCGTCGTTGACCCCGTCACCCACCATGGCCACCATTCCGCCATTTTCGGCGAGCCGGCGGAGTTCAACGACTTTTTGATCGGGCATCAAGCCCGCGCGAACGTCATCTGCATGCAACGTGGCTGCAATCGAGCGGGCAACTCGCTCATGATCGCCGGTCAGAACCACGATCTTGCGAATTCCCAGGCGCTTCAGCGCGTCCATAGTCATCATAGCTTCCGGACGAATCTGATCAGCCACGCCGATGATGCCGCAGAGCGATTCCTGATCGGTCACAATCAGCAAGGCGGTCTGCCCAGCTTCGCGGATGCGTTGTGCCTGTTCGGCGAGCGCCCCAGGAACCTGAATGCCATGAGTCTCGAACAGTCCCTCGCGGCCGGCGCCAACCCAGATTCCATCAATCCGGGCATGAACGCCGAGGCCCGTGTGGCTGTGAAAATCTCCCAGCGGCGATTCCGACAAACCCACTCCGCGTTTGCGGGCTTCATCGACGACCGGTACTCCTAACGGATGCTCGCTACGTTGTTCAACGGTCGCAACCAGGCTGAGCAACCGAGCCACATCGACACCCGCCGGAGTCCAAATTTCCGTGACACCCGGTTTGCCAATCGTCACGGTCCCGGTCTTATCGAAGGCAATCACATCGACTTGTCCCAGCGACTCCAGGTGAATGCCCCCTTTAAAGAGCACTCCATGCCGGCCGGCCCGCGCAATCGCCGAGAGCAGAACCGCGGGTGCGCTGACCACCACCGCGCAGGGGGAAGCTGCTACGAGTATCACCATCGCATGATAGAACGCATCGTACCAACTGGCCGTGTGTACGATTTTGGCACCTACGAACACGAGCGTCGCAACGAGCAGGACGCCCATCACATACGGCTGTTGCCATGATTCGACAAAGCGTTGCGTCGGCGTCTTTTGCGCCTGCGATTCCTGCACCATCTTGACGATCCGCTCCAGCGTGGTGTCGGCAACCGCCTTCGTCATTCGCACCAGCACACTTCCCTGGCCGTTGATCGTGCCGGAAAACACCGTCGCGCCGAGCGGCTTGTGGATTGGTTCGCTCTCGCCGGTCAAAGTCGCTTCGTCTGCCCAAGTCTCTCCATCAGTTACCACGCCATCGACCGCAAAGCGTTCACCGGGTCGGACCCGAATGACATCGCCAATTTGCAGAAATTCCACGGGGACTCTTTTATCGTCGGCAACGCCTAGCTGCACTAACATGGCTTCGCGTGGTAGAAGTTGAATGAGTGACTCAATGGAACGAGTCGTCCGATACATGGCAAACGCTTCGAGGGTGCCGCTAAGTGAGAACAGAAAGAGCAGCACCACCCCTTCCAGCCAATCGTCAATCGTGGCTGCACCAATCGCGGCGAGAATCATCAGCAGATCGACATTGAGTTCGCGTTTCCGCAACGCAGCCAGTGCATTGGCGGTCGGCCCTAGTCCGCCCGCCAAGTAGGCGCCGACACAGGCCGCGATTGACCATGTCGGCGCGCTCGAAAACTCCAGCGAGTGGAAAACAGCGCCGACAATTCCCAATGCCGCACAAATGGCGGTTGCGATGGCTCCGAATATCGGCGGCGAAGCTTTCGCGGCAGTTGGTGGGATGGAAGAAGTGGAACTGGTGGCAGGCGAATTTGGCAACGTAATTCTCTCGATAATCCTGAGGTATAGGTATCGCAATTCAATCCTGTCCGCCGCTGCCTGCAAGCAAGCCAGCTTCCATGGCGAGTTGCGTGAGTTCGGCCCGATTATGCAGGCCCAATTTCGTCATCAGTCGCGCGCGATACGATTCGACTGTCTTCACACTCAAGTCGAGCCGATCGGCAATCGCCTGGTTAGTGTGTCCCTGCGCGACCATAGTGAGCACTTCGCGCTCACGTTCGCTGAGCGTGTCAATCAAGCTTGTCGGTCCGTTCGGCGGAGCTGGCGCGATCGCAGGCCGATCTGATGCTGCCGCGAGCAGAACTTGTGTGTAAATCTTCCCTCGCGCTACGCAGCGAATAGCGTCGAGTAATTCGGTATCGGCCGACTGCTTGACAACGTAGCCAAACGCACCGGCGGCCATCGCCACCCGGAAGTAGGCAGCATCGTCGTGCATCGTTAGCACCACGACACGGGTCTGCGGACATTCGCGTGACAGTGATTCGATGACGTGCACTCCCGTGCCGCCGGGCATGGTCAGATCGAGAGTCATCACGTCAGGCTTGAGTTCGCGGGCCTTGCGCAGTGCTTCGTCGTGGCTGCCAGCTTCGCCTACAATCTGCATATCCGGTTGTGAGTTGATCAGCAACTTCAGCCCACTGCGGAGTACGGCGTGGTCGTCCGCGACGATAATTCGAGTCCTAGCCATCGCTTGCCACCAATTCTTGCAAAGGAAAGGTCACTCGGATCTGAGTTCCCCGGCCAGGCTGAGAAGTGATCTGAGCTTCCCCTCCTAACAATCCAGCCCGCTCGTGAATGCTCAACAGACCGAAAGGGCTATTCACTTGATCCAGCCGCAGCGCTGCAGCGACCTCAAAGCCCACACCATCATCGGAAACTGCAATCGTCAGCTTTCGTGGACTGCAAGTCAGTTTAATTTGCACGTGCTTTGCCTTACCGTGCCTGACTGCATTGGTAGCTGCTTCCTGCACGATGCGATATACGGCCGTTTGCAGGTCGTCGGGCAGCCTGGCTCCCTGCTCGCAATCGCGTTCGAACGTGGCTTCGATTTGGTGCGAGGCTGCGAGATCTTCAACCAGGCGCTCCAGGGCTGGAACCAACCCTAGATCATCCAACACGGCCGGACGCAATCCCCGGGCTAACCTACGGATTTCGTCGTGCATATCACTCCCAATCTGGCGCAATTCCCTCGCTTGTTGTTGCAAAGCGGCTATCTGTGTCAGGCTTTCCATTGTCTTTAGACCGATCATCAGGCCGGTCAACGATTGCCCCACGCTGTCGTGTAAATCCCTGGCATTGCGCCCGCGTTCGCTCTCGTGGGCGGACAGAGTGAGCGCCAACAGTCGCTGGCGGGTTGCCGCAAGTTTCTGGAGCGGCTTCACAATCAGGTACCAGAGCAACGGCGCGAGCACGCCGGTCAGCAAACAAGCGTCAATGAGTGCCTCGACGATTTTTGTCCCATCGTGTGGCAGGAGATGCGGCAGAACCAGCATCACCAGGACTTCGATCGTGAACAGCAACACCAGGATGATGACAAACAGCCGCAGAGGTCGGATGGTGTCCAGTTCGAGA is drawn from Anatilimnocola floriformis and contains these coding sequences:
- a CDS encoding heavy metal translocating P-type ATPase, whose translation is MPNSPATSSTSSIPPTAAKASPPIFGAIATAICAALGIVGAVFHSLEFSSAPTWSIAACVGAYLAGGLGPTANALAALRKRELNVDLLMILAAIGAATIDDWLEGVVLLFLFSLSGTLEAFAMYRTTRSIESLIQLLPREAMLVQLGVADDKRVPVEFLQIGDVIRVRPGERFAVDGVVTDGETWADEATLTGESEPIHKPLGATVFSGTINGQGSVLVRMTKAVADTTLERIVKMVQESQAQKTPTQRFVESWQQPYVMGVLLVATLVFVGAKIVHTASWYDAFYHAMVILVAASPCAVVVSAPAVLLSAIARAGRHGVLFKGGIHLESLGQVDVIAFDKTGTVTIGKPGVTEIWTPAGVDVARLLSLVATVEQRSEHPLGVPVVDEARKRGVGLSESPLGDFHSHTGLGVHARIDGIWVGAGREGLFETHGIQVPGALAEQAQRIREAGQTALLIVTDQESLCGIIGVADQIRPEAMMTMDALKRLGIRKIVVLTGDHERVARSIAATLHADDVRAGLMPDQKVVELRRLAENGGMVAMVGDGVNDAPALAAASVGIAMGGAGTDVALEVADVVLMRDDLRALPLAVWISHLARRRVRQNMIFAFSMIAVLVISTFFDLPLWLGVLGHEGSTVIVVFNGLRILWEKTPKFT
- a CDS encoding sensor histidine kinase, with the translated sequence MPTRQNLELDTIRPLRLFVIILVLLFTIEVLVMLVLPHLLPHDGTKIVEALIDACLLTGVLAPLLWYLIVKPLQKLAATRQRLLALTLSAHESERGRNARDLHDSVGQSLTGLMIGLKTMESLTQIAALQQQARELRQIGSDMHDEIRRLARGLRPAVLDDLGLVPALERLVEDLAASHQIEATFERDCEQGARLPDDLQTAVYRIVQEAATNAVRHGKAKHVQIKLTCSPRKLTIAVSDDGVGFEVAAALRLDQVNSPFGLLSIHERAGLLGGEAQITSQPGRGTQIRVTFPLQELVASDG
- a CDS encoding response regulator codes for the protein MARTRIIVADDHAVLRSGLKLLINSQPDMQIVGEAGSHDEALRKARELKPDVMTLDLTMPGGTGVHVIESLSRECPQTRVVVLTMHDDAAYFRVAMAAGAFGYVVKQSADTELLDAIRCVARGKIYTQVLLAAASDRPAIAPAPPNGPTSLIDTLSEREREVLTMVAQGHTNQAIADRLDLSVKTVESYRARLMTKLGLHNRAELTQLAMEAGLLAGSGGQD